From the Rhizobium sp. ARZ01 genome, the window AAGAGCGCTGTCGCGGTCGCGCCCACCGCCGAGACCGTCGGCGGCATCCGAAAGTCCGTCCTCGTGCAGCGCGCCGGTCAGGAGTGTCTGTACTGCAAGGACCAGAAAGGCGGCGAAGAGGGAGGCGGCACCCAGGGCCTCGAGGATCGAAAGCAGTGCGGCTGCAGGCAGAACGATGAGGAGGCCGGCGACGGGAAACGCCCGGACCGTGCGGTTCAGGCGGCCGTCGTGACCGTCGAAGTGGCGCTGCGGTACGCGGATGCGGGACAGGAAGGCCACGGAGCGGGCCACGTCGTCGATGTATTCGCGGATATCCACCTGCTTGCCTCTAGTGCGCGAGTGTACGGGGTGAACGCAGAACATCTCCGCGTCGAGGCCGCCGCAACGGGCGGCCATGCACAGTTGTGCAATACTACTGCGCAACTTGCCAGCCTTAACGAGCCTGCGACGACATGAACCGCCGCAAATGCGGTTGTCGGACTCGTTTGCGATCTCTAATAGAGGCGTCTGACCATCCCTTGGATGCTGAAAAGGAATTCTTCAAGATGAGTGCCAGCGGACTGCCGTTCGATGATTTCCGTGAATTGCTGCGCAATCTGCCTGGGCCGGATTCGGCGACGCTGGTGGCGGCGCGCGAACGCGACTCCCAGCTGACAAAGCCCCCAGGTGCACTCGGCCGGCTGGAGGAGATCGCCTTCTGGCTTGCCGCCTGGACCGGTCGGCCTCCGGCCGTCACGCGACCGCTCGTCGCGGTCTTTGCCGGCAATCACGGGGTGACGAAGCACGGCATTACGCCATACCCACCGTCCGTGACCGCGCAGATGGTGGAGAACTTCGCTGCCGGCGGGGCAGCGATCAACCAGATCTGCATCGCCCATGACCTCGGGCTGAAGGTGTTCGACCTCGCGCTCGACTATCCGACGGGCGACATCACCGAGGAGGCGGCACTCTCCGAACGCGACTGTGCTGCGACCATGGCCTTCGGCATGGAGGCGGTGGCCGGTGGTACGGACCTGCTCTGCATCGGCGAAATGGGCATCGGCAATACGACGATTGCAGCGGCGATCAACCTGGCGCTCTATGGCGGCACCGCCGCCGACTGGGTAGGGCCGGGGACCGGCTCGGAGGGCGAGGTGCTGCAGCGCAAGATCGCTGCAGTCGAAAAAGCGGTCGCGCTGCACAAAGATCACCTGTCCGACCCGCTGGAAGTGCTCCGCCGTCTCGGTGGCCGCGAAATCGCTGCAATGACAGGCGCGATCCTCGCCGCGCGCATGCAGAAGATCCCGGTGATCCTTGACGGTTATGTCTCGACCTGCGCCGGCGCCATCCTGAAGGCCGCCAATCCCTCCGCACTCGACCACTGCCTGATCGGCCACGTTTCGGCCGAGCCGGGCCACATGCGTGCGATCGAGAAGCTCGGCAAGACCCCGCTGCTGGCGCTCGGCATGCGGCTTGGTGAGGGCACCGGCGCGGCATTGGCAGCGGGCATCGTCAAGGCCGCAGCCGCCTGCCACTCGGGCATGGCGACCTTCGTTCAGGCTGGTGTCAGCAACAAGGAATAGACGCCGGGTACTCGAGGGGTTCCCGGCAGTAGTGGTTCGCAGACATCGATCAACAGGTTCGCAGCACGGGATGCGGGCCTGTTGATCTGTCTTTGCGGCCACGTTTCCGCCATCGGGGCTCAATAAGGGCCAATCCATTCCGTCCGCAATGCTTTCTTTGCGCTTTGCTGGCATGATGTCACCACGTGGGCGTGCGCGGCCGCAATCGCGCGACGAGAGAAGAACGATGAGCATGGCTGAAGGCAGGATCGACCCGAGCCCGGTGAAAAAGGAGAAGGGACTGAGGCACCTCTTTGCCGCGGCCACCTACTCGCTCGGCGGTGCGCGGCGCCTGCTCGGCGAAGCGGCCTTCCGGCACGAGCTGATCGCCTTTGCCGTCATGATGGGCGTGTTCTTTCTCGTTGGCGCGACCGTCTTCCA encodes:
- the cobT gene encoding nicotinate-nucleotide--dimethylbenzimidazole phosphoribosyltransferase translates to MSASGLPFDDFRELLRNLPGPDSATLVAARERDSQLTKPPGALGRLEEIAFWLAAWTGRPPAVTRPLVAVFAGNHGVTKHGITPYPPSVTAQMVENFAAGGAAINQICIAHDLGLKVFDLALDYPTGDITEEAALSERDCAATMAFGMEAVAGGTDLLCIGEMGIGNTTIAAAINLALYGGTAADWVGPGTGSEGEVLQRKIAAVEKAVALHKDHLSDPLEVLRRLGGREIAAMTGAILAARMQKIPVILDGYVSTCAGAILKAANPSALDHCLIGHVSAEPGHMRAIEKLGKTPLLALGMRLGEGTGAALAAGIVKAAAACHSGMATFVQAGVSNKE